The following proteins come from a genomic window of Rutidosis leptorrhynchoides isolate AG116_Rl617_1_P2 chromosome 10, CSIRO_AGI_Rlap_v1, whole genome shotgun sequence:
- the LOC139872815 gene encoding uncharacterized protein — translation MVTTKGDAGSAVAGTGDTTTIQPSSECCMCGDHGFLQELFRCIICKFRSQHTYCSNFYPKAESYKVCNWCLTDQKQVSGGNSSNSSSSGKKSSGEGCRDNAGKNKSNPSDRRKGLEIKVTTNTCMIKKVRGSRSPGELPASTGRRRVGAGEENNKHVVVLRKSKSANHLTNGGGGGSGSGIKTRPVFRNKVRRYKLLEEVSSQSEVVII, via the exons ATGGTGACAACCAAAGGAGACGCTGGCAGCGCCGTTGCCGGCACCGGTGATACTACCACAATCCAACCAAGCTCCGAGTGTTGCATGTGCGGTGATCATGGCTTTCTCCAAGAACTTTTCAGATGCATAATTTGCAAATTCCGATCACAGCACAC ATATTGCAGCAATTTTTACCCTAAAGCAGAGTCATACAAAGTATGCAACTGGTGTTTGACTGATCAGAAACAAGTCTCCGGCGGGAACTCATCAAACTCGTCGTCTTCTGGCAAAAAAAGCTCCGGCGAAGGTTGCCGTGATAACGCCGGGAAAAACAAAAGTAACCCTAGTGATAGAAGGAAGGGTCTAGAGATAAAGGTGACAACAAATACTTGTATGATCAAGAAAGTACGTGGATCAAGATCGCCGGGAGAGTTGCCGGCGTCGACTGGACGGAGAAGGGTCGGCGCCGGTGAAGAGAATAATAAACATGTGGTGGTGTTGAGAAAGTCAAAGTCAGCGAATCATTTAacaaatggtggtggtggtggtagtggtagtggtataAAAACAAGGCCTGTTTTTAGAAATAAAGTGAGAAGGTATAAATTATTAGAGGAGGTTTCAAGTCAATCAGAGGTAGTAATTATTTAG